In one window of Scyliorhinus canicula chromosome 17, sScyCan1.1, whole genome shotgun sequence DNA:
- the LOC119951241 gene encoding oocyte zinc finger protein XlCOF6-like has translation MEKPWKCVDCGKTYRTPSKLEIHRRSHTGERPFTCSQCEKGFTQSSSLQRHQRVHTGERPFTCSQCEMVFTTLSILQSHQRIHTGERPFTCSQCGKGFTWLSHLQSHQRVHTGERPFICSQCGMGFTQLSNLQRHQEVHTGERPFTCSQCGKGFAQLSTLQSHQRVHTGEKPFTCSQCGKGFTELSSLKSHRRVHTGEKPFTCSQCGKEFRYSSSLWKHQRLHNRERAL, from the coding sequence atggagaaaccttggaaatgtgtggactgtgggaagacatACAGAACCCCATCTAAGCTGGAGATTCAtagacgcagtcacactggggagaggccgttcacctgctctcagtgtgagaagggattcactcagtcttccagcctgcagagacaccagcgagttcacactggggagaggccgttcacctgctctcagtgtgagatggTATTCACCACTTTATCCATCCTGCAGAGCCatcagcgcattcacactggggagaggccattcacctgctctcagtgtgggaagggattcacttggttaTCCCACCTccagagtcaccagcgagttcacactggggagaggcctttcatctgttctcagtgtgggatgggattcactcagttgtctaacctgcagagacatcaggaagttcacactggggagaggccgttcacctgctctcagtgtgggaaaggatttgctcagttatccaccctgcagtcacaccaacgagttcacactggggagaagccattcacctgctctcaatgtgggaagggattcactgagttatccagTCTGAAGTCACACcggcgcgttcacactggggagaagccattcacctgctctcaatgtgggaaagaATTCAGATATTCATCCAGCCTGTGGAAACATCAGCGACTTCACAATAGGGAGAGGGCATTGTAG